From a single Paenibacillus sp. FSL R5-0345 genomic region:
- a CDS encoding MFS transporter — protein sequence MNHLRKGAIPSSITSLKWFNFFVYGTMVLFTSFFQLYLLDVGMNKLEIGVLFSMGALVSIFANPFWAFLTDRSQNIRRIVLLMLFGTLVVSQFMFRANTYEMIYNAIILFYFFQGPLFAQSNSMILSYIEGTNQRFRSFRLWGSIGWALIAIVAGFILDWAGVSILTYLLTALLGASILSVLVLPKINHTIMRAPMPFKGLSKVIFNPFFLLFLLFGILVSIPNTMNTTFISLYITDLGGSKKMIGLAVFLSSILEIGVFVLCDRFLKRKISVLLGWLALVSGLFVLRWWFMADATTAIQVVFIQILHCITFGGFFYVGTQLTMLLIPRPYRSSGQALYTLSWSGISGFIGGILGGWMYQYLGAQSMYQTGVFLTLFGTLGFGFMWLFVSRGGYRPPTEEEEELSEIEIL from the coding sequence GTGAACCATTTGCGAAAAGGCGCTATTCCATCTTCTATCACGTCTTTAAAATGGTTCAATTTTTTTGTATATGGAACCATGGTCCTCTTCACCAGCTTCTTTCAACTATACTTGCTGGATGTAGGGATGAACAAATTAGAGATTGGTGTCTTATTCTCTATGGGAGCGCTGGTATCCATATTTGCAAATCCATTCTGGGCGTTCTTAACAGACCGTTCTCAGAATATACGGCGTATCGTTTTGCTTATGTTATTCGGAACGCTAGTGGTCTCACAGTTTATGTTTCGAGCAAATACATATGAGATGATCTACAACGCCATTATTTTATTTTATTTCTTCCAAGGGCCATTATTTGCTCAAAGCAACTCGATGATTCTTAGCTATATTGAGGGAACTAATCAGCGCTTCCGTTCTTTCCGGCTTTGGGGCTCAATAGGGTGGGCACTGATTGCGATTGTCGCCGGTTTTATCCTTGATTGGGCTGGCGTATCCATCTTGACCTATCTGCTTACAGCGTTACTAGGTGCATCAATTCTATCCGTTCTTGTATTACCCAAAATTAACCATACTATTATGAGAGCTCCGATGCCGTTTAAAGGCCTAAGTAAAGTGATTTTCAATCCCTTTTTCCTGTTGTTTTTGTTATTTGGCATTCTGGTTTCCATACCAAACACGATGAACACCACATTCATCTCTTTGTATATTACGGATCTGGGCGGTTCTAAAAAAATGATTGGTCTTGCCGTGTTTCTCTCCTCCATTTTGGAGATAGGCGTATTCGTTCTCTGTGACCGATTCCTAAAACGAAAAATTTCTGTTCTGCTCGGCTGGCTTGCATTGGTCAGTGGTTTGTTCGTTCTGCGTTGGTGGTTTATGGCTGATGCGACCACTGCCATTCAAGTAGTGTTTATTCAGATTTTGCACTGCATAACGTTCGGCGGCTTCTTCTATGTAGGGACCCAATTGACGATGCTCCTGATTCCACGGCCTTATCGCTCTTCCGGACAAGCGCTCTACACCCTAAGCTGGAGTGGGATATCCGGTTTCATTGGAGGCATTCTCGGAGGTTGGATGTATCAATATCTGGGTGCGCAGAGCATGTATCAGACGGGTGTATTCTTGACGCTGTTTGGAACGCTCGGTTTTGGCTTTATGTGGCTCTTTGTTAGTCGTGGAGGTTATCGTCCCCCTACAGAGGAAGAAGAAGAGCTATCCGAGATTGAAATTTTATAG